The Aspergillus flavus chromosome 2, complete sequence region CTCGCCTCCTTGTCCGATCTCTTTCATCTCTCCTTGGAACCTTTTTCATCTAGAAGGACCTCTGCAGCTCAATCTGCAATTGattggatttctttgttatatatctttttccctttccattAACCATGCTGTCTACCCTCAGAGTCGCCAGCCGTAAGGCTGCTTCGCGTGACGCTAACTTGCGCACCGTCGTCGTTGGTGCCAGACATGCCTCGGCCTGGTCCAACGTCCCTCAGGGTCCTCCGGTAAGCTCTACAGTGCACTACAATACTCAATTGTGGTGTCCTTATTGACTCAATGCCTTTTAGGATGCTATCCTGGGTATCACCGAGGCTTTCAAGGCCGATTctttcaaggagaagatcaaccTGGGTGTTGGCGCTTACCGTAAGCATTCATTCCTTCGCCGCTTGTTGACTCAATCCAAGTACCTCATAGCGAGCTTTTCATCTACTTGGAGGCTGACATTGTTCGAACTTGTGAATCAATAGGTGATGACAAGGGCAAGCCGTACGTTCTGCCCTCCGTTCGCGCCGCAGAGGACAAGGTTGTCGCCTCCCGCTTTGACAAGGAGTACGCTGGTATCACCGGTGTCCCTTCTTTCACCAAGGCCGCTGCTGAGCTGGCCTATGGCAAGGACTCCCCTGCCATCAAGGAGGACCGCCTCGTCATCACCCAGTCCATCTCTGGTACCGGTGCCCTGAGAATCGGCGGTGCTTTCCTGCAGCGCTTCTATCCCCACGCGAAGAAGATCTACCTCCCTAACCCTAGCTGGGCCAACCACAACGCTGTCTTCAAGGACTCCGGcttggaggttgagaagtACCGTTACTACAACAAGGACACCATTGGTCTTGACTTCGAGGGTCTGATTGCCGACATCAAGGCCGCCCCTGAGAACAGcatcatccttctccacgcTTGCGCCCACAACCCCACCGGTGTCGATCCCACCCAGGAGCAGTGGCGCCAGATCAGCGATGTGATGAAGCAGAAGGGCcactttgccttcttcgatatGGCCTATCAGGGCTTCGCCAGCGGCAATGCTGACAAGGATGCTTTCGCCCCCAGGCATTTCGTGAGCGAGGGCCACAACATTGCCCTCTGCCAGAGTTTTGCTAAGAACATGGTAAGAATCTAGGTGCCGGAAAGTAACCACTGGTAGCTAATCAATTATAGGGTCTCTATGGTGAGCGTGTCGGTGCTTTCTCCCTTGTGTGTGAGAAcgccgaagagaagaagcgtgTGGACTCTCAGGTCAAGATTCTCATCCGCCCCTTCTACTCGAACCCCCCTATCCACGGTGCCCGTGTTGCCTCCACCATCATGAACGACCCTGAGCTCAACCAGCAGTGGTTGGGAGAGGTCAAGGGCATGGCCGACCGCATCATTGAGATGCGCTCCCTGCTCCGGAAAAacctggaggagctgggcaGCAAGCACGACTGGTCCCACATCACCAGCCAGGTAAGGAGCTCTTCGGATGAATATATTGGCAGATACTAACTCACCTTGCCATAGATTGGTATGTTTGCCTACACTGGTCTCAAGCCCGAGCAGATGGACGCTCTTGCCAAGGAGGTACGTAGCAATTATCAGGACAGTTGCTTTTCGAAGACACCAATCACTAATGTTTGTTTCTAGCACTCCGTCTACGCCACCAAGGATGGCCGTATCTCCGTTGCCGGTATCACCTCTGACAATGTCAAGAGACTTGCCGAGTCTATCTTCAAGGTGACCGGTTAAAGAAAGGATGTTGAGGCTGGACTTTATCCTTAAAATACATAGATCTGCCGGGGTGTGGCCCTTTGTATTGATATCCGACATGTTTAATTTAGCATATTCTTACGAGCATTATATTATGGTCTGAATTCTCTGGATGATTTTTATACCATGTGCGCATTAAGAGACGTATAGTTGTAGCGAGCTCTAGCAGGATAAATCAAATGCCGACTATCTGTTAATATAGAGGTAGGAGAAAGCCAATGAGGGACCAAACAGCTACCCTGCATGATATTGGTCGGGCTCGTAATCAAATAAATAATGATGATGTTCTAAACCGGCCCGGGCTAATATACACATCCCAAATGCGGACATAGGGTAGgccaaaaaaaagatattcgACCAACGAGGGGGTTAAACTCCCAACCTTGAGACCTCTTGGAGTGTGACCAGATTGAAGTCTCACGCGCTAGTCATTGTCCCAGTCGGGTTACTTATTAAGATTTCCATTTATGTTCAA contains the following coding sequences:
- a CDS encoding putative aspartate aminotransferase, translated to MLSTLRVASRKAASRDANLRTVVVGARHASAWSNVPQGPPDAILGITEAFKADSFKEKINLGVGAYRDDKGKPYVLPSVRAAEDKVVASRFDKEYAGITGVPSFTKAAAELAYGKDSPAIKEDRLVITQSISGTGALRIGGAFLQRFYPHAKKIYLPNPSWANHNAVFKDSGLEVEKYRYYNKDTIGLDFEGLIADIKAAPENSIILLHACAHNPTGVDPTQEQWRQISDVMKQKGHFAFFDMAYQGFASGNADKDAFAPRHFVSEGHNIALCQSFAKNMGLYGERVGAFSLVCENAEEKKRVDSQVKILIRPFYSNPPIHGARVASTIMNDPELNQQWLGEVKGMADRIIEMRSLLRKNLEELGSKHDWSHITSQIGMFAYTGLKPEQMDALAKEHSVYATKDGRISVAGITSDNVKRLAESIFKVTG